The sequence below is a genomic window from Gopherus evgoodei ecotype Sinaloan lineage chromosome 9, rGopEvg1_v1.p, whole genome shotgun sequence.
ACCATGAATTTGATCTCTTCTAGCTAGTTGCACTCAGAACTTGTTGTCAATGCTGTTTCTAGGCACAGTGTATTGATACTTTTGCTGAATTGTGCTATCAGGTTAATCTTCTGACTATAATGAAGATATTGTAGTTGCTGGCCTTGTCCTTTCCACAGAGATAGAAGAATAGCATGGAAAGGGATATGGGAGAAGtagctatttttttttgtcttgtatTATATCTCAAAATTTATTTGGACTAACAAAATATGCATTTTGACAGCTTTCTGGACAGTTGCATTAATCTTGTTTACTTAAAGTACTGGGTATTCCAGAAGAGCCCTCTAAAACTGTCGGTAACCAGTACCTGGGCAAGAGCTGCCTCCTCTAAAACATATTACTTGTAGCCAAACCTGTCTCTACAGTTTTGCAGGTCCAAATAAGCTGCCAAGCAAAAATCAAAACTGCACAGGCTATGCTGGAGTAGTACTCCGCTTGTTAAAGTTAAGGGGCATCTTTCTCCACACCTTACTAGATGCATGTGAATCTTCATGTAGTGCTTTTGGTGCACTATCCTTTGGGTGACTTAATCCAAAGTGAGAGTGATGCCTGGTCTCCACCAGACAGCTCAGCACATGCAGCCCTTTTCTCAAAGTAGCTTTTGCTTTTGGATCAGGGGCCTGAGCTATACGACCAACTTTTGTTGGAACAGCTATGCCAGTCACAGATCGCACTTCATCACACCTCTTACTGACGTAGCTATTCCAGCAAAAGTTTTGTAGTGTAAAGTTCTTCCACTCGCTActgctagggttaccatatttcaggttcTCAAAAagaggactggggtgggggaagaggaaagtTGGGGGATACTCACTGGAGGTAGTGGGCAGTGTTACTCCCTGTCATGGTGGCAGGGCAGCTGAAGCCCTTTGGGGACTGCTCTGCCAGGACTGTGGGGGGACTGGATGGGTGGGATCCAGCAGCTGTGGCTTGTAGGGGAGTAAACCAGTCAGATGCAGGAGAGAGACCAGTTGGCATTCTTTCTGGGCTGCAGCTTGTTAGGCACTGCAAActcatcatcatcttctcctctcccctttcaTGTTTGAAAACACTGAGAGAAAAAGCAGGCTCAAaaaagagactgtctagaaacCCTGGACATATGGTAACTCTAGTTTCTGCTGCATCCACTGCATGTCAGAACAAAACACTTTTCTCGTTCTTCTGGCAGAGCAAGCATTGTTTTCCCATTTTATTTCTGTAGGCCGTGGTGGGTGAGTTAGAGAACATTGGCTTGAGTATTGAGTATCCAACTTATGCTTTTGAGTAGGGATCGCCCCTACATTCAGGCATCCTTCATAATCACTTAATAACCTCTAACAAGACTGATCTTTCCAATAAGTAGAGGATGTTCCTCTAAATTCTGCTTCCATTCTGCTCTTTCTTATTGGAGTAGTCCAGCTGGAAGGCAAAAGGATAATTTTGCACTTCAGTTGCACCTTTATCCAAATATCTTAGCCTTTTATGAAAGTGCATAAGTGGCTTtcgtcatctgtaaaatgggaatgaggcATAGAGGCAAAGAAACTTACTGGAGCAAGTCAGTAGCATGAAATAGAATGGATTCCTTGCTATGAGTCTCTTGCCCAATCCATACTGTTTTTCAAGACAGTGTGAAGATAGTAATTTCAAAGCcagcatgtgttgtgctttgtggttcataaaatatttatcatgaacatttttctttttaacaaattATGCTGTGGACTTGAATAACAATGCTGTGGTGGTACCCTATGCTGGTGACAACATGAAGATTATGGAGTTGTATATAACTGCCACTCTTACATTTGTACCTCTTGGCTTGATTTCCGTGTGACAACTTTTTTACTAACATCTTGCTATAAAACTGTGCTGTCAAAACTTCCTGCTTACTTATATAGAGCAGGAAATGGTGGTAATGCTTTCATCTAGTAACACTAAGCATCCTCTTGCTGAATGTGTGATGGTAGAAAACCACATCAAAGTAGAACTTTCTGTGACCAAGTACAAATGAATTTCAGCAAACTGTATTGGTAGAGCCTGGAAACTTGAACAAGTTCTGGTAATGGTTAAATGCAGAGGCACTCAGAGACCCTGTAATGGCTTCAGTCACCAAAACACAAAGCTATCTGGTCGCCTATCATGTGGTAGGGGCAGGAGCATAGTGAAGGGAGGCAACACTATGGAGAGGCTAATGAAAAACATGTCTAGTAGAGGGAGCaggcatttctttttaaaaaaaaaaaaaaaaaaaaaagaggagtaaGTGTCTGGGGGCTGACTAGTACATACAAGGTCTAGCACGGAAGCTTGGACGCTTACTTAAAAGACAAGGTTTTGCAAGTCCTTACAGCTCAGTCACTGCTTACGTGCTCTCTAATGAGGGTTGTTTTGAAATCTTGTGcattacaaactttttttttaaaggtggtggtggcagggagagggaaggtaGTTGTATCTAAAACAACAAACCCTTAAGTACTAATCCTCTCTTCTTGGAGAGGTAGTGTGTGTTTTgactatcagagggtagccgtgttttGACTGGCTTTTCTGAACACTGAGGTGTCACTAACAAATGACCATGCATCATTGCATGGGCAGGCTGGCTTATTCATTGCAGTGCTTGGACTAAAATTTCTCAAAACTCTTATCCTTTTGGATAAACCAAACTGGAATCTTAATCGCTCATTGTACTATAACCTTGAATCCAAATGCAGATCAGGGTTATCTCCTAACCTGGTGTAATGGCTCTACATAGAAAGAATTTGTAGTGGTAACAAACACAACTTACCATGTTCCAAAGTTCCTTTGATAAGCTTCCAAAAACTTGGTCTTTGGTACTACTCTTAACATAAAAAGTGTATAAATCCGTTCTGGCTTGTCAGTAATGATAGGATATAATTCAGACAGGCTTTTCCTCGCAGTTTGAGTACAGTCCTCTGAATACAAAGAAGATAATATTTTGAAAACAATGGCAAACTGTAGTCCAATATCCTTAAAGCTGACTTACCTGTCAGCAACTAGGGAGCTTGCAAGCTGAACCAGTTCCCACTGTTAGGTTGTggtgtgtatttttattttgttttttggttgtttttttgttaacAGTGCATCTAAAATGCCTTTGAGAATAACTCTCAGTCAAAAAAAATCCTCAGGGTTTTGCGGAAAGGAAGCTTAAGGTGATCTGTGTTGTTTAAAACAGGGCTTGTGCTCCTTTTACCTGGAATGCCTCACTTTTTATATTGGACAAGACCTGCATTTCTAACCTCTCTTCTGAAGACTGTGGCCAGCTGGTGAGCTAGTAAAAGTATAATATTGCAGATATCAAGAAAGTGAAAAAGAGAAGTGCCACCTCAGTCAGATTTGTTAAACTTTTAAACACCTGTAGTACTGGCAACCTATAAAGAgtcaaaagggaaaataaatctgCTATCCAGGTTCTTCAGTTAAGGTCCAGAAacacaaaatacaatttaaaaaaggcGCACACACTCATTCTTTGCAGGTCATCTTAGGTCATATCTGTTGATAAAACAAACTATAATGACTGCTTACAGCCATTATCTCACTAACTAGTTCAGGGAATTCTGTCTTGAAGTACTAAATATCTTCAGTGTTAAAACCTTAATTAACTGAGTTATTGACATAACCTCTTAAGCTTTGACAAGCTGCTTAGCTCATGCACAAAGTTCAATGTGCTCAAACTTTCTAAACTTCTTCTTGCTTCCTAGCTGCTTTAAGTAAAATGCAAATTCTTCTGAGCTAAATTTGTCTACATCAGATAACTAATGTGCAAAACATTCCTTGTGTAGCAGGACTCCATAAAACTCGAACTCTGgtcccacgaagtcccgggacctcctggtcaacctccttctcgccctggctaaaaaggccatctacgcgaccagggagaggaggttggccgatggagatctcggcgactgtggggcttgtttccgctcCATGGTCTGTTCACACATCCgggtggagttcctctgggcagcgtccactggctcccttgatgcctttgaggagcagtgggcgctgtccggggttctctgctcggtgtccccgtcaggttcccttcttatgaccctttgacctcactcctgtccctgttcttttattagttgtcccccgaaaaaaaaattttaatttcagaatCCAGCAGTTATATCCTGTTTCTAATTCTAGTATTAAAAATCATGTAACTTTCTTCATGTCTCTAGCAAAAAGCCTGGAAGAACTTGCTCTGTTTACaatcaaaaaatgttttaatgaatGAATTTGTGAAATATAAGATAAAATGAAGTATCAATGTCTTGTAAGCAAACAATTACTATATGTATTATAGGTTTTTTCCAGTCACATGCAGTGGAAGTAGATGTGAAAGATCTCTCCAATAATACGTGCATATATGCAAAATGGATGATGAGCTTCTTGATAAAATATGAAACAAACAATAGTGAATATGTAAGTACTGAATTTAGTGTTAACTTCTGATGTTGGATGTACTATCCATTTCACTTCAGTTCAGTCTTAAGAAACTTCAAAACAATTACCCTTGTAGCTAGCTAGTCCTGGTAAAGTTGAAGAATAAATCAAGTTTAAAAGAGGTAAATAGCTGATTTCagcttttttaaaagcagttagTGTTTGTTTAAATAACTTACGTAATGTTACTGTGTTGgcataatacatttaaaataacattttattcagATTGGACAAGAAGTTAGACTTCCTTGCTCTGTCTTAGCATGGTACTCCGAGTTAACACTGGGTAGTATTAAAACAAgatatttttgtttgaaataaCTCATTAAACTCTCTACTGAATCATGTTTAACTCTAAAACAAGGGCTTTAACCTGTTTGTTTACAGGCAATTAGGAAACTTTTTAATCTCCCTATAGTCTAATCTTCCACTCTTTAAAAACTTCTAGTTCTTATTGTTACAAACATCGCTTTTCAAATGTAAATTaactgtcttcctgagtctgtagGTTATTGTAGagagggtagcagtactgcaacacctacttctgtgctgctgcttgcactgccttcagagttgggtagctagagagtggcagctgctgtctGGGAGCCGACACCAGCAGCAGCGTAGAAGTAAGGATGGGCTGGTATGGTTTTGCCATGCTTAGTTTTGcactgctgcttgcagagctgggcccgCAGTCAGCATTCattgctctctggccacccagctctgaaggcagtgcagaagtaagtggCAATACCACAAACCCCCCAAAATCTTGTGGGCCCCCCCTtgtaactcccttttgggtcaggaccccaaatttGGGAAACGCTTGTCTTCTCTGTAGTATCTATATAGTATAGGACGAAAGCGCACAAGACCAAATTTCAGTCTGTGgtatgtttttcatggctgtgaatttggtaggccctTAGTCATGCTTCATGGCTCTGCTCAAACCTGTAGCAGGTTCTCACTCAAAACCATAACTGTTAAATGTGTTCTGGCCACGCTACCCATACTGAATTACTTCAGCTAAACATCAGTTTTCCTGAGTGGGAGTAACCTTTGAAGTTACTGATGTAAAGGACTGTCTAAATGCTGGGggtttttgttgcctttttttttttttctcccaggcaGGTTAAGCTCGTTGGCTAGATCTTTCAACTCCTATTGTCTCATGACTGAATCCACAGCACTTTTCTAATTCAGCTGGTGATAAACTCTAGAACAATGTGTATAATGGAGTTACTTTCTTAACTCTTCTATGAGTTCAGTTCTCTGTTCCTATTTCTTTGTTTACATTAGGAATTGTTTTATGGAAGCTTCCACTTCAAAAAGATTGACACTTTCTAGGAAATACTCCAGCATGGGGAGAATGTCTGTCTGaattaaactaatttttttcttgTAGAAAAATGCAACCTTAAACCCATCTACCAATGTAACACATGATGGAAGCACCTGTGGCAATAACACACATGCCCCACTACTAGCAATACAATTTGGAGCAGGTCACTCTTGGAGTATCAATTTTACTAAGACTAATGAAACTTATCAGGGAAACATCATCTCATTTACCTACAACACCAGTGATGCAGTCTTTAAAGATGCTAAAACAAAAGGTAATATGTGGGATTTTATCTTGTGTTGCTAAACAATGACTAAACTAAAGTAAACAACGTTTATTGCAATATACCATCCCTCTAATTGATTTTTATAGCTACTCATTCCTCTGCCCCGTCCCTCTTTCTTATTGGTCTGCAACACTTGTAAGAGCATCCTATCTGTTTTTATGAATGTATTGTAGATTCTAGTTAATGTTTGCAGTAATCTACTAGACTTTCTCTCAGTATGGATGGGGAACTATTTTCAGTGCTTGCTGACTTTCATGTGCATTGGCCAGTCTCCAAGAACACTAGTGTTAGTGTTACAGTGTACAACACTTTACTAAATGAGTGTGCATCTTGGACAACTAGTAGCAAAGCACTAACTTTGGACCCCTTTCCTGTACCttaagaattttaaaaggaaGCATCCTGCTGGGAGGAGCAGTTTCTTTTCGGAGACTTGCTTAGTTAGCTTTTAAGCTATAGTACCACTCTACAATATTTAAAATGGATCTGTGAAGGGGCAAAGGGAAAGAAAGTGTAGCAGCAGTGTTAAAGTGACTAACAGGCATCCTGCTCCTTGTATTACttgtaaacttccttttttttttgtctaaaacACATTAAGATTAAACTGTATTCTTGCTTATAGGACCAATTACTATTGTTGTAAAGGACACTATGCCTCCAGTCCAACTGAATACAGTCTATAAATGCCATCACCTTGACTCTATTGAAGTGGCAAATGTGTCTCTGTTCTTCTGGGATGTCATTCTGCAGGCTTTTGTTAATGGCACTGTTAGTAAAAATGGTAAGTCACTTAAAATTGTGTGTGATGGTTCTGTATCCAAACTCTCATTTTAGGAATGCAGTGCAGAGTGACTTTAATGTTGTAAAGTAGTGAATCACGGGGAATTTTTATAGTGAATTGCTGCTTATCTTGCCTAAACTCTTGAACCAACATCCATTGTCCTTGTTCATATGAACCAACTGCCGATCTGAAACTAGATCAGTGGGGCAGACTGACTTGAGTCTGTGTAATACATATTGGTCAAAATGCAGTTCTTAATTAATCTTTACTAGCTGACTTGGGATTTTTAAATCCTGATCCCTGAACTAATTGTACCACTAAAACTAGATCGTATCTGAGTCTCAAGGTACCTGTGTAAACAGGAGTCATACTGCCTCTTAGTCCAGGACTCAAACATTTTGAGCCTCAGCTGTCCAGTTCAACAGTGACTAGCAGATAGTCTTACTAAAGAGCACACAAAGCAAGTATACTGCACTTCAGAGGCTTGTTAGTCTTCTTTCCTTTAGAGCCACTAGCCTTGCCAGAACTTCCTCTGGCCACTGTCTTCACCTGCTATATCAACAGGGTGACCTCTTTACGTACTACGCTGCTCCTAACTTTGCCAGTGCAGAATAAAACTAGCTTACCTTTTCCGTTACTGTTAATGGAAAGACAGTTGTGTTTGAAATATTGCATGGTTACTGCATGCCTTGATGCTAAAACATCAAAGATTTGACTAAACTCTGTAGGAGGCTTAAAAGGCCAAAATACTCCTTCCGCAAAAAATGTGACAGCAGAGCCATCTGTAACAAACAACCTCTGACAACTGCTTAATGTtatcaaaaatgtattttcatgcTATATAGTAGCTAGGAAGTCACacgttactttttttttttcagattctaCATGTGAAGCTGATAAATCTACTGTTGCACCTACCACTGTTGCCAACTTAACTACTGCACCTATCACTACTGCTTCATCACCTCTACCAACTACAACTTCTAAACCAGTGGAGAAACCACTCATTGGAAACTATTCTCTTAAAGATGGCGATAAAATCTGTCTTCTGGCTACAATGGGGCTGCAACTGAATGTCTCTCAAGAGAAGGTGCTGTTTTTAATATCTTAAAAGCAAAGAGGAAGAGTGCTGTAATATTGTTTCCATAAGTATGGATATGACTAAAGTTAATGCCAAATATTGGTTAAGTTGTCAGGCTCAAGTGTTATGAGTGCCCCCTCTAGTATACATGTATCAGACCAATCAAGGGATATTTTCTAGCTCCAGAACTCTGCCTACCCACCTTTTTGAAAATGGTAACTTACTGAGGAGTATCTTGATATTGTAACCTGACCAGGGCATTTCAATAGCTTTTAAGGCTGGGACCTGCAGATGCTCTGCTTAGTTGCAGAGGGAGCCCAAATTAAGGTATCTGATTGCCAGGGCTCTGCTATTATCTGATGCACAAAATAAAGGAAGGATCTGTCGTCAGCTCCATAAAGTTGAATGGGAGAGTGTGTCACtgggcaagatttttttttttcccaccccaTCTTGTCCAGTACTGCTAACCTTAAGTGTCACTTAAAATAGCTTGGCAGAACATGATTCAGTCTACCCTAGCATGAAGAGTCACCTTGTTTATGATCTTGTTGAGAGTAAGACTAAACATTGAGGGGAAAATAGGGAGTTCCCTTCTGACAGCAGCAGAATGCCTTTTTTTGAACCACTAGAAGCTTCTTGACTAACCAGTGTTTGGTTTTAATTTCAGCCTGTTTTGATTAACATCAACCCAAAGACCACTAATGTCACTGGTAGCTGTGGCAACACATCTGCTACTCTGCGACTGAATGACAGCAACAGGAGGCTTATTGATTTCACCTTCGCTGTTGTAAGTAGTGCTCAACTGTAATATGGTAATCTTCCAATTAAATCTTCATTTCTTGTATCTAAACACTTTGCACATAATGCCTGTATCTTAAAAGCTGCTTACATACTTGATTGTTTCTAACAGTTGTATAGGTGGCTGGTATCTTACTCTACAAGTGAAGCAACTGAGTCTCTTAATTGACTACCCAAGGTTACCTAGTGGCAAAATGAGGATTGTGCTCTAGGAGTGTCTGGTTCCAGTAACATGCTCAGTATAGTAAATACGCTCTCTATTAAACGGACCGCACTAGTGTGTAGCCTTTGTCGGTAAATGCTCTTTCACACTTGTAGCTTACCTCTGCAGTATGCACTTTTAATCTTCTAAATATATAATGtacttgtgtatgtgtgtaggaTAAACCTTCAATTTTAACACACATGGGATTTTTTCTCTTAAACAGAAAAACACAAGTGCAAACACACAAAGATTCTATCTGAAAGAAGTGAACATCACCCTGATCAGCTCTATAAATGGTTCTGGTAAGATATTATTTGTCTTAAAGAAAGCACTTCAGTGTTGACTGCATTCTGTCTATATTTAGCAAATACTTGTCAACTAATTGTTTTAACCAGTACTAGTTCATACTCCATGGTCAAATCTACAGTGACTAGCTATAGTAACAAATTGTGTCTATATTTGCTTTAGAGATTGCCCTAACTTGCTACTTTCCTTATCCCGTTTTGGTCTTGTTACAGCTGTGTAGCACTTATTGTTTCCTACCTCTGAAGTGCAGTAAAGTTCTTAATCCTTCCTTGGGAAAGGAGATACACAGCCACTTTGACAGTCTTTAGTATGAGAACCCGAAGTGAACAGTTCTCATTAATAGGCACAGCAATATTCTTTGCAAAGAGGTGCAACCTACAAGGCTTAAGCATATTCTtccagatcagtggttctcaagctatgGAGTAGCAGGTACAGCAATTTTGTCAAGGGAGCACAAACTCTTCCCTGCACTCCACCCCCCAACTCTGGCTGTCAATCCCTGGCAGCTGGGTCTCATGCAGAAGGACTATGCACACCCAGGAGGCAGGGTAGGGGATAAAGGGGACTGcaggggagggatggatggactgCCTGACTCCCATGTGCAGgaggggacagacagatggaccaCCATGAGTGGTCACcagcagtagcagcacagaagtaagggtggcaatgagGCACTAAGTCTGCTGTAAAAAGTGATAttcacaaatatcacttttcccattgtcacccttacttctgtgctgttacTGGTGCAgcgctgcctgcagagctgggtgcctggtaTATGTACCTGGGGGCTAGTCATAAAGGagtacagacacaaagaaggggtcTGTGATGAAAtaagctttgagaaccactgttctagacatTTGTCTTACACATCTAAGGTAACTATTCTTCTATATGGAAGGAAAACTGTTCTTCTTTCCTTCCAAGTTCTTCCAGATAACTGAGAATTCTCACTCTAGCATTTCAGAAACAAAGTAgtggttttttaattttaaaattcttaaatgTGGGTTTAAAAAAAGTGGATTATGCTGGCCTACTAATATTAATTATAGAGATTGTCTTAGACATGTAGACAGTTTATACTGTTGCAGTGACGAACTGCAAGAGCAGGTGTGAGTAGACTACTGACTTAAATCTTCTGAAACTGTAACAGCTTTAATTATCCACCCCTCCTCTGTACGGAACCAGACTCCTGTAGTCAACAAACTTGTAACTGTCCTTTAAACTGCTACATAACCACACTTCTGAGAAAATAATACTGAGAAATGGACTCTGTACATTTCAGCTGAATAGGCCTATGATCTTGGTAGTATACACTTTGAACCTGGCACACTCAATAAATAGACTTTTTAGTCCATAGAAAACTCAACAAATGTCCATGTtagaattctttttctttttctttttttttttaagaacctttAAATGCTGGAAACAACAACCTCAGCATTTGGGACACCTTCCTGGGCAGTTCCTACATGTGCCAAAAAGAGCAGACTGTTTTGGTGACTGAAGATCTTCAAGTACATACTTTTGATCTAAGGATTCAGCCGTTCAAAGTACAAAACAACAAGTATTCTAAAGGTAAGAATAAACCCAAATCAAGCAGACTTGTAGGGTGCTCTAACAAGGTTCATAACATAAGAGTGCATAAAGCTTTATAGTACTATCATAACTAATCCATTGGCTAGCACTTTATTTTTGCTTAGGCTAAAATGACTCTCTGAAATTTCCATTTGGGAAATGGCACTAGCCTTCTATCCTGGTTGATATGAACACCTTGCTTTTAGCAATGTTTTGCCCTGTAGAAAACCCcccttaagaaaaaaaatcacaccacgaAGTGGCAACAGCCCTGTAGGCTTATACAAAAGGGCCTGAAGACCACTGAGCTTTTGGcaatcttcctcctcccctcacagCCATAGAGAACCGCGGTTGACTTACTGAAATCTGCAAATGCTGGGAGTGAGGAGACTGCCCAGAGGGCTGCAAGAAATAATGGGATGAAGCCTGGAAAAAGAGCACTTCTGCTGAATTTAATCCAAGCTTTTTCTGATCagactggaggggggaaggattaTTCAAGTGATTGGGGGCcaaaaaactggaaaaagttcTTACTGCAAAGTACAACCTTGCATTGGCCAGGGATGTGGGAAGACCTAATCTGTCTCATCACTAAATCTGAAGAGATGCAGTATAAACAGTTCTAGTTCTCGTTGTGGAAGGCCAAATGGACTTCTGCATAATTCTGTAAATAGTACTTGAAAACTAGGTATATGTTAAAGTAGTGCCTGCAGCCCACTTCTGGGTTTAGGTCAGTTTGTAGACCAATAAAATGTGTAAGTTGGAAGTGTgccttaaaaaaatctaattttaaaagtataCTGAAAGACTTATCATAGTAATATAGATagatattggaactggaaaaggttcaagaaagagccacaaaaatgacttaagggtatggaacagcttctgagtgaggagatgaataagactaagggagttgggggggggggtatgatggaggtctattaaaatcatgactgatatggagaaagtaaataagtgttttacttctcataacacaagaactaggggtcaccaaattaatagggagcaggtttaaaacaaacacaaggaagtatttcttcacacaatgcagtcaacctgttgaACTCCTTGACAGAGggtgttatgaaggccaagacaataacagggttaaaaattaactagataaattcagggaggataggtccatcaatggccactagccaggatgggcagggatggtgtccctatcctctgtttgccagaagctgggaatgggcaacagggactGGATCACTCAattacctgttgtgttcattccctctggggcacctggcattggccactgttgg
It includes:
- the LAMP2 gene encoding lysosome-associated membrane glycoprotein 2 isoform X2; amino-acid sequence: MATRSPWPRPLSLPCCCLLLLALGGPGFFQSHAVEVDVKDLSNNTCIYAKWMMSFLIKYETNNSEYKNATLNPSTNVTHDGSTCGNNTHAPLLAIQFGAGHSWSINFTKTNETYQGNIISFTYNTSDAVFKDAKTKGPITIVVKDTMPPVQLNTVYKCHHLDSIEVANVSLFFWDVILQAFVNGTVSKNDSTCEADKSTVAPTTVANLTTAPITTASSPLPTTTSKPVEKPLIGNYSLKDGDKICLLATMGLQLNVSQEKPVLININPKTTNVTGSCGNTSATLRLNDSNRRLIDFTFAVKNTSANTQRFYLKEVNITLISSINGSEPLNAGNNNLSIWDTFLGSSYMCQKEQTVLVTEDLQVHTFDLRIQPFKVQNNKYSKAEECFADSDLNFLIPIAVGVALGFLIILVFISYVIGRRKSRTGYQSV
- the LAMP2 gene encoding lysosome-associated membrane glycoprotein 2 isoform X1 translates to MATRSPWPRPLSLPCCCLLLLALGGPGFFQSHAVEVDVKDLSNNTCIYAKWMMSFLIKYETNNSEYKNATLNPSTNVTHDGSTCGNNTHAPLLAIQFGAGHSWSINFTKTNETYQGNIISFTYNTSDAVFKDAKTKGPITIVVKDTMPPVQLNTVYKCHHLDSIEVANVSLFFWDVILQAFVNGTVSKNDSTCEADKSTVAPTTVANLTTAPITTASSPLPTTTSKPVEKPLIGNYSLKDGDKICLLATMGLQLNVSQEKPVLININPKTTNVTGSCGNTSATLRLNDSNRRLIDFTFAVKNTSANTQRFYLKEVNITLISSINGSEPLNAGNNNLSIWDTFLGSSYMCQKEQTVLVTEDLQVHTFDLRIQPFKVQNNKYSKAEDCSPDVDNFIVPITVGAALGGLVAVVLMAYFVSHKKHRNAGYQQFKDGKCGGEGERNCVLLHLNSFVKFLENYI
- the LAMP2 gene encoding lysosome-associated membrane glycoprotein 2 isoform X3, translating into MATRSPWPRPLSLPCCCLLLLALGGPGFFQSHAVEVDVKDLSNNTCIYAKWMMSFLIKYETNNSEYKNATLNPSTNVTHDGSTCGNNTHAPLLAIQFGAGHSWSINFTKTNETYQGNIISFTYNTSDAVFKDAKTKGPITIVVKDTMPPVQLNTVYKCHHLDSIEVANVSLFFWDVILQAFVNGTVSKNDSTCEADKSTVAPTTVANLTTAPITTASSPLPTTTSKPVEKPLIGNYSLKDGDKICLLATMGLQLNVSQEKPVLININPKTTNVTGSCGNTSATLRLNDSNRRLIDFTFAVKNTSANTQRFYLKEVNITLISSINGSEPLNAGNNNLSIWDTFLGSSYMCQKEQTVLVTEDLQVHTFDLRIQPFKVQNNKYSKAQECSLDDDTILIPIIVGAALAGLIVIIVIAYIIGRRKTYAGYQTL